DNA from Asterias amurensis chromosome 7, ASM3211899v1:
CACACTTTTTCCAGTTACAGAACAGAGCAGCATATTTTTTAGTAAATAAATGAGTTGCTTTATTGTAAATGACAGTTATATTTCAATAAAGGTTACTGATTATAGCTAACACACTTTGGCGTGACAGTACAAACTAATCCCTAATTGCCCCAAAGTGTCATCTCCAAAaaaagcaaataattatttcataaataaaatgtactgtgttttctttttaattagTACCCAACGAGCAAAGAGCAGAATGTTACTGAAATGAAAACGGTTGAAGAAATATCAGGTATTTACTGCAGAAGTGTTGAATGTTGATTGACATTTAATCAAAAATGAttgttatacttttgtttttcttttaaaaattaaaagtgtGTCTATTTCTGTTCATACATTGAGTTAAACCAACTTGACTGAGGACTATTGTTCAGAACTTGTGTaacctttacaaaattaaaaataatgaccttttttttgtgcaaatatTTACAGCTGACTGTTCACTTAAAAACtttaaatttatgtttgtttCCATGGTTACAGATCTTAAAACAGGTATAGAATACAAGCGGAGAATAGCATCCTGCAAAAATGTTCTTCCCTCAATATTTAGAAGGGTAtgtttatttaacaaaaaaaagctttgttgggcccaatttcatgactctgcttaacCGCCGCATTCTGCACTTGCAATCAtcattcttcgcttacagggcaagcgctgaatttctgtgctagcattgtaagcaaagaatgcctagcaGTGTGGTATAGGCAAGTGCACTTCACTGCTACAGCTAGCCTCtgaatacgcttagcgtaagtgCGGAAGTCCCTGTTTCCGCAAGCGCCAATTCTTTGCCTACGGTAAAATTAATTAAGCAAAGCCATGAGTATGGgcccagggcctaatttcataaagcccgtaaaagtaagcacaaaaatttgcttagcatgaaatttcttccttgacaaaaacaggcttaccaaccaaatttccatttgttgcacattgcttgttactggtattcagctgtaaTTTGCAAATCCTAAAATCAATTGGAAGTTTGGCTTGAAATCCTGATTTTATCaacaaagaaatttcatgctaagcaaattttcgtgcttacaggctttatgaaattgggccctggttgtcaAGCTAGGTTAGACAATGTTAGGCTATCATTGATTCAAGGACTAATTAATTACATTGAGGGGAGAGGCTCCCAGTTTGGTTAGAAGTATACCCCAATCGGCATAGTTTGGTTGACAAATTGGCCAAGGCACAAGCCATTACTATTACCATTCTTGATTGGAGATCATTAATATCTTGATCAGGGTAAGAGGGTTCCAAACAGGGTAGACGTATTATTCCAACTATGATaattatagctccatggttcaGTGAGCTATGAATTGTGAATGTCTTTTACATGAAAATGGTTTTAATTGAAACATGAAGTTTTATGATCATTTATGGAGAAagactgctagggttgaaacacaATGTCACTATTTTTTGCAATCTTTGTTATGTAGATACAGGTTCTGAATGAGAAGGCTGTCTATCTTGAAGAGGAAACTTGGTACGACCGGCGACATAAGAAGCTCTATGTCAAGAGCAGAAGTCTGACATGGAACAAATATGCAGATTCATGGGAGGAGTCAGAGTTTTCAATCTGCCCAGAGAATGAGAAATGGTACGAGCCAAGAGTTGAAAAGGGAGGATGTGGGAATCAGTCCTACACATCAGACTTACACATTCACAATAACTTGAGTAAATGAGATGCTGTGAATGGCAGTCCAATTCATGTTATTCAACTAATCACGGTCAAATCACACAACATTGGTGTGAGAATGGGAAAACTTTCTGTACCCTGCCACgctttttttactcatttttatcTCACTTGAGTAATAACTTTCTCCAaattcacaatattttttttcctgaaagtGCAACTTTAGGCACTTCTGTAAAGTAAATTCCCAAAAATTTGTCGGTCCAGTAGAAAGGTTTCAGTGGAAAGGTTCTGCATAcaaaagtacagcagcttttgagaGTACAATgcaatttgaaaaaacatttcactttgcagTAATAAatgcggttatggaaaaagattgtttttgtcAATAGGTTCCAACTTCCAAACTGTATAATCCCTTTAAAGATACAAATGGACAAAGGGATTGAACACAAACCAGAGTAGTCTTTTTGCACAGTCTCCAATCTAAATGTTCTGATTTTATTCATATCCACAGGACTCAGTTAAAACAATCAGGGGGTCTGCACATCAAAGGCTTTGGTATACTTGGAGGATTGGTGGAGACATTTCTTCAAGGGTTTGCCAAGAAAGGAGGGATGAAGGTGAGTGAAGTTCTGTAGATGAGTTTGCCTCGTCTGATATCATACCTTGAAACATCCAGTCACACAGACATGTTAAGTTGTTATGTGACCAGTTCTTTTCATATTGATTCCTGAATTCCTCATTTTGTGTATACCAAACGCATCTAAaatcacatttattttttgcaatCATGTACTGTAATTGCTCATGAGTGTGTAAAGGCAATGTATAcctccaggcctggaatttcatctttgagagggcaaggccgttttcatTTGCAAATCTAAAAGTGAacaggaaacttttgaaagggcaccaaggcaaagacaagGGGCAATGGAGACCATGGTGTCTGTGGCTTGTGTGGTATTCCAGGCGTGTACCTTAAGATGTTGGAACAGCTGAaaatatcatttcaaaatttggtTATGTTTTTGAGATACCCCTGAAAATCCAGAGTcgaatatgtccatgcaggaagaatagcACAATCTGTGGGCAAAGACTCAACATTTGGGGCATCTGTTTACATATCCACattattttgaagtgaaatgtttctcaaaatactttacaCTATCAAACGCTGCTTTAGGCTTTTTACCAAAGGCTTTTAATTGCCATTATTTATCAAAcgtagacgatgtgacctctgacgtcactcaaaaaccataaacatgattcgcgcgcataccgctgggcaaaacctttgtgttttggcagccagctagaaagtacacgcaatcttacGACTACTCgttttttgcccggcgaaacatgacaaGTACAGCGTTTTGTCAACTGAGGGCGATTTgcatgtaaacaaaggtcacatcgtttatacactgcctttaaacattttatttgttttgttttccccccAGGCAATTCAGGTAATGGAGGAATTAATGATGGAAACCGTGTCCGATTAAGATCCCATCAGTGATGTGTTGTTGGCGACAGTCATCGATCTGACATAGAAACACTACAGGGATGATGTAAGATTGAGATAAAAAACTGTCCAAGGATGAACAATCTCTTGAAAAAGAAGTGAGGACGAGTTCGATCTGAACAATTGATCTTTAATTCGTAACCCCTGGTGACGGAATAATCTCTTTTAAGTGAGGATTATGTGATCTGAGACAAGCTGAGACGAGGTGAAGACATACTGCACGGCAGGTTGAATGTTCTCGCAAATAAATCTGTATTCAAGGCTACAGTAAATGGATTAGCAAtagcctaaagcccggttcacacttcctgcaaatgcttcCGAGACGCGTTTTTCCCTgcgcaggcctgtatgcttcatttaagaaagggcaagggcaccaaggtattttctccttgataaagagcaccctatgaggaaattgtcaatttctactggagcattatcagggcaccaatgcaatgaacAGGGGGCAAATCAGGCTTTCTTGCGTCACAATTGGAATACCAATTACTGCGTCACCAAAATTcccttcgcattcgcaggaagtatggcCCGGGCTTTCAGAAAGATTCTTCACAACTCCTAAGACAATCAAAGATGTCATGTGTTAAAACTTACAGTGGTAAAACGCTGCGCTGTTATTAACAGGgatcaaaagaaaagaaatctccTTGTGGTGATAGTTTGTTGTTTATACATTTAAATTTATTCTGTTAATGTTTTCCTTGGCATTGCAAATTTGACAGAATGTATTCATTCCTTATAAAAATTGTgggttttatgttattttttgtagccaagtttgtttgtattgcaGCTGACAATAATTGTTTAACTTTATTTaaaatacaggcctggaattacagggAAGTCATTGAGGTTGCCCAGGGCCTCATTTCACAGACTCTATaatgtaagcacaacaatttgcttagcacagaaaagtattgcttagcacagaaaagtacTGCTTGACAGAAACAGCCAAAAATacggcttaaagccattggaccctttcggtacagaaaaaaaaaccaaagttcacagatttaaaaataacttacagggtttacagaaggtaatggtgaaagacttctcttgaaatattccatgaaatgctttactttttgagaaaacattaaaacaatatcaattctcgatatcgagaattacaaatttattttaaacacatgataTGACATGACACGGgggaaacgtgcggatacaagggtgggttttcccgtttctttctcccgactccaaatacccaattgagcctaaattttcacaggtttgttattttatatagaagttgtgatacacgaagtgtgggttttggacaatactgtttaccgcaagggtctaatggctttaaaacaggTTAAgagccaaaattacattcttgttgtgactggtgccccactcaattttcacttggcaaagaaatttgtcaagcagttttttctgcttaacacctttatgaaattgatctcTGGTCTTGTCCTCAGTGCCCGTTCAACAAATCTCCACAAACTTCAAGCTTTTTCACCAGAAATTCATTTGGAAAATGAAACTGGCCtttccctctcaaagatgaaattccaagtctgtttaaaggcagtggacactgttggtaattactaaaaataattatcatcatacaacctttcttgattacgagtaatggggagaggttgatagtataaaacattgtgagaaacagctccctctgaagtgacgtagttttcgagaaagaagtaattgtccacgaatttgatttcgagacctcaagtttagaatctgaggtctcaaaatcaagcatcagaaagcacacaacttcgtgtgacaagggtgtttttttctttcattaatatctcgcaacttcgacgacctattgagctcaaattttcacgggtttgttattttatgcatatgttgagatacaccaactgtgaagactagtctttggcaatttccaatagtgtcctgtgtctttaaattCACACTTTTACTTTGAGAGGAGaattatttaaacattttgaggTAAATGTATTCTCTACAAGAAATTGTTGGAATGTATTAAGGAATTTCTTTTTACCTGAttaaatgtaaatgtacatgtacatgtacatggacaatAACATTCATTAAAATCTATGTAGTACTTTTTGAGTTCTTCatctacaaaaatagtcaacaTATTTATCAAACAAGTCTTTACTACATCAGGACACAATACAATACAGTGTCTGCAATGAACAAATCCAGATAAAGTTCCATTTTCTAGCTTTCGTCAACCAAAATGAGTTCAAAAAGAAAAGCGCGCCTACTGGGCGGGTTATCGTGTTACGTTACATGTATGAGAAAGTGatgtcttgggccaagactagtcGAAGGGTAGAGAGGTCAGGACTAAATTTATTTGGTATAGTTTTCACAATACAGTATCTGCAATTATTCAACTAACTGCCTTTACTACTTTGCAAAGCTTGTTTACAATTGCTTGAAGGATTGCGGTCATACAGAGCAAAATATACAAATTAGTCAACTTCACAAAAATATACATAATTAAAAGGACAAAATATATCTTCTCGACCAAACGGACACTTGctatattttaaaattaccaaagtCAATTATTAACATCTATCAGAGTCACATAAATACTAAAAAATACAGCTGATGATTTCTATTTCTAAATTGGCTTTGATCACAGATTCTTTTTAAGTACTCTGTGTAGACTAAGACATTACACAAACTTTGCACATGcattaataatatttacaacttgATCCTTTTGGTTGGGTCATCAGagcttttttttgagaaagttgCGGTATGGtgggaccagttttctttggtcacaTGGTTGCTTTACGCCACTTTTGATCAATTTGTAGCACAACCCAATGTGCTAGTCTAGAACCAAGTGTGCAGAATAGTCTGGCACCTTTGTTTGCACACAGTTTTTGGATTGGCCCAACTCTCAATTCTCAGCTCTGGGTTGAGTAGTTTAAATTAACATCATAATTGGCTAGATAGTCAGGGTACCACACATCCTTAGAAATCTATCTGCCTGAGATTGTCATTTTAGTTAAAAAGTTAAAGTGTATGTAAAATCTTCAAAGGGTATTGAAGGATAATGAATTGATGAGATGAACAAGTTGACTCCTTTAGTTCTCGCCTCCGACCAAGGCCAGTAAGATCTTCTTGTAATCTCCAGACGTATCTCCCTGTATCAGGAAAGAAAAATGAATGGCTCTTATGAGTAGGGGTACAAGTGTGTTACTGTGGCACAGAAGCTCTTtacacactactctattccctgGGGCCAACCCTAGGGGAATAACGATGGCCAGTCCTTTTACACTTGGTTGACTTTACCCCTGATCTACCTCGGCAAATGGGCAAACCCCAGGGAAAAGCCACCCCAGGGAAAAGTCACCCCAGGGAATAGCCACCcttgctctggagtaggggtaagcggtaaaaccgTGCAACCTGTGGAATAGGGGCCTAGGAAGGGCACTGTGGGGTAAAAAAAACTCCAAGGAGCATCCCCAGGgctgtatagaccttatgcacatgacgtcatatcagtagggcgccctcacctagaggtcaaaaggaggttattcattggccaatcctgtgcgccacgcgtacaaatctgtgcgttttgattgtttttttcaccgtttttccactaggatggccgctggatgacgtcaatgcataaggtctattccaCGGGgaaaccaatgcacaactcttGTCCCATGTGAGAATCGAACCAGGACCATAGTGGTGAGATGAGAGTGCTTTACACACTAGATTAGATTAGATACAACTTTATTAAATCCAAAGCTTGGAAATTAAAAGATGCGTCTctcaataattatataaaatataaaaaatacacatcaatacacaaaaacacagtaaaatttgaaaacaaaacaaaacaagtgcaaacaagtcaaaacaaaaaaaaacaaaaaaataaagacacaaTTCATTTCAAGtgatattaaaaatgtacatgagaaaattgtaaaatgtcCATTCCCCAACAAAAAGACACTATTTAGAATTCATGTGAAAAATGGCATTGCCACTAGCCACTCCTGCCATCCATAATGGAGGCTCCCAGAAAGAACGATACTTACAGCGATGAATTTGCCCAGAGTTTGGTTGAACGCCGATTGGAATTCTGCTTTGATGTTTTGCATATCCACCTCGCAGCGAGATACAACGATCCTCATCAAGGTATTATCATCGGTTCCAACGCCCtgatcacaaaaaaaacaccaaaaattAATGAAGTCAGACAAAAGTTCTACAAAGCAACGACTCAAATATCAATGTGATTGTTTTGGAAAGAGGcatgattatattttttaagGAGGAGAAGTTGCAAGATGCACATACCTTCATACACTTATGGAGTCTGTCGGCAAAGAACTTATGTTTATTGCGGACACACCTCACTGGCAAGATGAAACAAAGAATAAGGTTATTAAAGCATTGTTAAGACTGGAAACTAACAACAATCACAAATCAAGTCATATAATTTACAATACTATAAAAGTTGTTGTTAGTCTTGTTTTAATACTTGATACTGCATGTCATTCAGAGTGAAGAAACTCATCAGAAATCAATAAACTTGATTTAAAACTAGGGAAgaatatttataattttgttacTATTACTATAtctaaacaaagaaaaactgactgGACCGAAACAACTAGAACCAAAGACCTTCGCATTAATGTACtgtcgctctaccaactgagctgtccagcactatgttggtggtctccctgttagtcaatatctttgtttgagggtgcctgatacttcaaggtgGCATTGAAGGTGATTGCTTCCATGCCTCCTGGTCCTggtccttggtgcccttgaaatgctccagtagaaatttccaACTTACCAACAGTCAGCATTCCTTCCTTTACATCTCCGCTCATCTCCTTCTTAATGGCCTGCTCGATGTCATTCTTAGAGATCTTCCCGTACTCTTCAAATGTCGCTCGTAGCTGGGCGTAGCTGCGCGAGATCAGAATGGCGTTGAAGCGTGACTCGTCTGTGCCCCATTTATCCTCTCCTGCTTTATAGAGGGCctggaagtacatgtacacacagagGTGTTAACCACTAACAATGATCAAGAAAGTTTGCACAGTTTATTCTAAAAGTCTTAACCCTCGTACTGTTTGACCAATAAATAAACAGCTGCTGTGTTTGGgaataaataaagtaaaaataatgttttattgtcacatgTAAAATGTAATTATATCTATGCCaataacaaatataatatgtggtgaatgcattacacagtattgacccatttcacctgacgtcatcatcagaaaaatcttgaatgcaccatactggtgggcaatttcactgtgcgtttttatatatacatAACTCTATGCCCTGCGTTATGTAGTGAACGACGTTTATTCACGTAAACCTAAATGCCCaacaacatggtgagcgtggtaacggtcgctgcgtgtgacgcgcatgcaaggggtcaatacagtCAACATTTCTACTGTCTAACCAATTGGTACCATTCACTATGTTTTGTAATGATAAGCTACAAATAAGTCTGCAATATGATAAAAAACGATATCATAAAAATATGATCTATGTGGGAAATGCTGctatacagtacacagtcaactgCAATGATGTCCAACCATACAATATCATCCACTATGTTTTGTAATGAATAACTATCAATAAGCCTGCAATATGATGAAAAATTATAcatggtgaatgcatctacacagtacacagtcaaccctcctactgtgtgactgTTCAATATCATCCAAGTGTTTTGTAATGATATGCTATCAATAAGCCTGCTATAATGATAACAACTGgtatcacaaaacaaaaataaaaaaacatatgatatcatgtggtgattGCATCTACGAGagtatacaaaatattacatgGATAAGCAAAATCAAAAGCACAGAGGATGGAGGAAAAATAGTTCATCtatgtaaaacaaaatcgatTAAGCTAGGGCTTGTAAAAGATAGCCCAGACAAACAAACTACAAACAaggagacaagacaaacagggaacaagaaaacatttattAAAAACAGACTGGCATGCTATGAGAGATGTATCAACTAGCAGGGCTATAAAGCAGATGGCTGGTGACATAGtgtacaggcatgcaactgcacgtttaaaaaaagaaagaggaCAATTTTCGAAGGCACATTGCAAGTGCGGAGTGAGGCAGCCGAAATGCCACGGGACATGAGACCAACAATGGTACTctaaaaaatgttgaggtttattatgctcttaggtgcattgttagcatgtactaagCTTACTTAATAGTATTGTAGTTGTaccggaaacgcggaagagttgcatgcctgaatgtaggacagatttcacaaagagttaggactagtcctagaaggtGTTAAAAACTTAAGACGAGTTCTAAGTTACGACAAGTAACTCATAAGAGCAGTCTTagctctttttgaa
Protein-coding regions in this window:
- the LOC139939670 gene encoding PRELI domain-containing protein 2-like isoform X2; the encoded protein is MKKYPTSKEQNVTEMKTVEEISDLKTGIEYKRRIASCKNVLPSIFRRIQVLNEKAVYLEEETWYDRRHKKLYVKSRSLTWNKYADSWEESEFSICPENEKWTQLKQSGGLHIKGFGILGGLVETFLQGFAKKGGMKAIQVMEELMMETVSD
- the LOC139939670 gene encoding PRELI domain-containing protein 2-like isoform X1, with amino-acid sequence MFEIIINHVYKFPFDLVARTHFAKYPTSKEQNVTEMKTVEEISDLKTGIEYKRRIASCKNVLPSIFRRIQVLNEKAVYLEEETWYDRRHKKLYVKSRSLTWNKYADSWEESEFSICPENEKWTQLKQSGGLHIKGFGILGGLVETFLQGFAKKGGMKAIQVMEELMMETVSD